A region of Periplaneta americana isolate PAMFEO1 chromosome 16, P.americana_PAMFEO1_priV1, whole genome shotgun sequence DNA encodes the following proteins:
- the LOC138692147 gene encoding zinc finger protein ZFP2-like, with protein MLYLLLFFKRLVYFCKLLLATLALTFLNHNDNWKHARVKRLLYISLRKMSYYSEEYLDQGHALTHEVKVDKDPMPISFPMLKNEPEERNFLDQHVTGLKEEYEDQSQDLTSEIKVEDQVPVSFPVVKSEPEEQNFLDHHVTGIKEEYVKQSNDLVSEVKCEKDPEAFSFPAVKREPEGMQTDSDAVTEEPCFEVAPEDNEVLTERIAATNERTVSSELDRLSLEENETVCEIPKNSHSTAKPVRTRESEKQMELESSKTCFPSAEKVNRHLSTDAGKKPFKCDVCGKCFSQSSKLRIHKRLHSGKKPFKCDVCGKCFSQSSNLRIHKRLHSGEKPFKCDVCGKCFSQSSKLRIHKRLHSGEKPFKCDVCGMCFSHPSNLRSHERLHTGEKPFKCDVCAKCFSRSGHLKQHSQIHTGDKHFKSDKLFKCDVCGKGFFRAGHLKEHSRLHTGEKPFKCDDCGKCFLRFDSLKHHIPLHTGEKPFKCDVCGKCFCRSRELKQHLRLHSGEKPFKCDVCGKCFSLSGVLKRHLRIHTGEKTFICHVCGKGFSDSTALRNHDRRHTGEKPFKCDVCDKCFSKSNTLKAHERLHVGEKIFKCDVCGKCFSHSDYLKVHIRIHTSS; from the exons AtgctatatttattgttatttttcaaGCGTTTAGTGTACTTCTGCAAACTGTTGTTGGCAACACTAGCCCTAACTTTCTTAAATCATAACGATAATTGGAAACATGCTAGAGTTAAACGATTGTTATACATAAGCTTACGCAAGATGTCTTATTACTCCGAAGAATATTTGGACCAGGGACATGCTCTCACACATGAGGTGAAAGTTGATAAAGATCCGATGCCAATTTCATTCCCAATGTTGAAAAATGAACCGGAG gaacggaattTTTTGGATCAGCATGTGACTGGTTTAAAGGAGGAATATGAGGACCAGAGCCAAGATCTCACTTCTGAGATAAAAGTTGAAGATCAAGTGCCAGTTTCCTTCCCTGTGGTCAAAagtgaacctgag GAACAGAATTTCTTGGATCATCATGTGACTGGTATAAAGGAGGAGTATGTGAAACAGAGCAATGATCTCGTATCAGAGGTAAAATGTGAGAAAGATCCAGAGGCATTTTCGTTTCCTGCTGTGAAacgtgaacctgag GGAATGCAGACTGACTCGGACGCAGTGACTGAGGAGCCATGTTTTGAAGTAGCTCCAGAGGACAACGAGGTTTTGACGGAAAG GATTGCAGCTACGAATGAGAGGACTGTATCATCAGAATTGGACAGACTTTCTCTTGAAGAGAACGAGACTGTGTGCGAGATTCCCAAGAATTCACATTCCACCGCAAAACCCGTGCGGACTCGTGAAAGTGAGAAGCAAATGGAATTAGAATCGTCTAAAACATGTTTCCCGTCTGCGGAAAAAGTGAACCGCCATTTATCCACGGACGCAGgcaagaaacctttcaaatgcgatgtctgtggcaAGTGTTTTTCGCAGTCTAGTAAACTGAGAATCCATAAACGCCTTCACTCAGgcaagaaacctttcaaatgcgatgtctgtggcaAGTGTTTTTCGCAGTCTAGTAATCTGAGAATCCATAAACGCCTTCactcaggcgagaaacctttcaaatgcgatgtctgtggcaAGTGTTTTTCGCAGTCTAGTAAACTGAGAATCCATAAACGCCTTCactcaggcgagaaacctttcaaatgcgatgtttgtggcatGTGTTTTTCGCACCCTAGTAATCTAAGAAGCCATGAACGCCTTCACACaggtgagaaacctttcaaatgtgatgtttgtgctAAGTGTTTCTCTCGCTCTGGTCATTTGAAACAGCATTCACAAATACACACAGGCGATAAACATTTCAAAAGTGATAAacttttcaaatgtgatgtttgtggtaagggTTTCTTTCGCGCCGGTCATTTGAAAGAGCACTCACGAttacacacaggcgagaaaccttttaaatgtgatGATTGTGGTAAGTGTTTCCTTCGCTTCGACTCCTTGAAGCACCATATACCactacacacaggcgagaaacctttcaaatgtgatgtttgtggcaagTGTTTTTGTCGCTCCCGTGAATTGAAACAGCATTTACGACTACactcaggcgagaaacctttcaaatgtgatgtttgtggtaagtgcttCTCTCTCTCCGGTGTCTTGAAACGGCATTTAAGaatacacacaggcgagaaaaCCTTCATATGTCACGTTTGTGGCAAGGGTTTCTCAGATTCGACTGCACTAAGAAACCATGATCgccggcacacaggcgagaaacctttcaaatgtgatgtttgtgataAGTGTTTTTCGAAATCGAATACCCTAAAAGCACATGAACGTCTTCATGTGGgagagaagattttcaaatgtgatgtttgtggtaagtgtttctctcaCTCAGATTACTTGAAAGTGCATATACGAATACACACAAGCAGTTAG